A section of the Pedobacter sp. HDW13 genome encodes:
- a CDS encoding beta-N-acetylhexosaminidase has protein sequence MKLLVLALSFFTTVAFAQVGNIIPMPDKYVKGNGFFVLNNSSTISYNNNQLKTIAYYFQNELLSQKGIVVQRQIKAANIALVLKPNAKNTDSSAYQLDIKPDQVTISASHPNGVFYGVISLLQMALTSKNNQIEAAEISDAAAYGWRGFMLDESRHFFGKQKVKSILNWMAFYKLNTFHWHLTDEPGWRLEIKKYPNLALIGGIGDYLNPGLPAQFYTQADIKEIVAYAAERYIKVIPEIDMPGHATAANKAYPEFSGGGSAGHPEFTFNPGLEKTYSYLTDILKETNVLFPAGMIHLGGDEVSYGNEKWKSNADILKLREREKLNNDTEVEQYFMKRMADSLYSLRAKAIFWDEMVDVNVPKEKTIIFWWRHDKPAQLRTALTKGYQTVLCPRLPLYFDFVQDSTHQYGRKWNKLYNPIEQVYQFDARSFAADAKEQKLILGIQADLWTETVDGDFRLDYLLFPRIAALAEAAWTKNSRKDFTVFSNSLKPHLTLYGQAGLYYYNPSKPLQNPELPVKRKKPLNYKD, from the coding sequence ATGAAATTACTTGTTCTGGCCCTTTCGTTTTTTACTACTGTTGCATTTGCCCAGGTTGGCAACATTATCCCCATGCCCGATAAATATGTTAAAGGCAACGGCTTTTTTGTGTTGAATAACAGCAGTACCATTAGCTACAATAATAATCAGTTAAAAACAATAGCCTACTATTTTCAAAATGAGCTGTTGAGCCAAAAGGGTATTGTGGTACAGCGGCAAATTAAAGCGGCAAATATTGCGCTTGTGCTTAAACCGAATGCGAAAAATACCGATTCGAGTGCTTACCAGCTGGATATAAAACCTGATCAGGTTACCATTTCGGCCAGTCACCCAAACGGCGTTTTTTATGGCGTAATTTCGTTATTGCAAATGGCGCTTACCAGTAAAAATAATCAGATCGAGGCAGCAGAAATCAGTGATGCGGCAGCTTACGGCTGGCGCGGCTTCATGCTCGACGAATCGCGCCATTTTTTTGGTAAACAAAAGGTAAAATCGATTTTAAACTGGATGGCCTTTTACAAACTCAACACCTTTCACTGGCATTTAACCGATGAACCAGGCTGGCGCTTAGAAATTAAGAAATATCCAAACCTGGCACTTATCGGCGGAATTGGCGATTATTTAAATCCCGGTTTACCGGCTCAGTTTTATACCCAGGCCGATATTAAAGAAATTGTGGCTTATGCTGCAGAACGATACATCAAGGTAATCCCCGAAATTGATATGCCAGGTCACGCAACAGCAGCCAACAAGGCTTATCCCGAATTTTCGGGCGGTGGCTCAGCTGGGCACCCTGAGTTTACCTTTAACCCCGGTTTAGAAAAAACATACAGTTACCTAACCGATATATTAAAAGAAACCAATGTACTTTTTCCTGCCGGTATGATCCACCTAGGGGGCGACGAAGTGAGCTATGGCAACGAAAAATGGAAAAGCAATGCCGATATATTAAAACTACGTGAGCGTGAAAAGCTTAATAATGATACAGAAGTAGAGCAATATTTCATGAAACGCATGGCAGATTCGCTTTACAGCCTCCGTGCCAAAGCAATTTTTTGGGATGAAATGGTTGATGTTAACGTGCCAAAAGAAAAAACAATTATCTTCTGGTGGCGGCATGATAAGCCAGCCCAGTTGCGTACAGCACTTACTAAAGGCTATCAAACTGTTTTATGTCCAAGACTACCGCTTTATTTCGATTTTGTGCAGGATAGTACCCATCAGTACGGCCGCAAATGGAATAAATTATATAACCCGATTGAGCAGGTATATCAGTTCGATGCACGCAGTTTTGCTGCAGATGCAAAAGAACAAAAGCTCATTTTAGGTATTCAGGCCGACCTTTGGACCGAAACCGTGGATGGTGATTTTCGCCTGGATTATTTACTCTTTCCACGTATTGCTGCACTGGCTGAAGCCGCCTGGACCAAAAACTCCCGTAAAGATTTTACTGTATTCAGCAACAGCTTAAAACCACATTTAACCCTTTATGGCCAGGCAGGTTTGTACTATTACAATCCTTCCAAACCGCTGCAAAACCCCGAATTGCCTGTAAAAAGGAAGAAGCCTTTAAACTATAAAGATTAA
- a CDS encoding RagB/SusD family nutrient uptake outer membrane protein: protein MKNINYLKTLMFVGLLAMGAAACKKTDSSSFLDKTDVGQLNEATVFADSLLTFRFLTGIYTGLAGTYYLDNGLTGGGLWSYSDASDDSDIVWSGATAQIAPAFNSATFQSQADFSRFKNHWNNCYNNIRRANVFLANVDRSPISAARRATLKLEARFLRAYYYWHLLRNYSGVPVIGDKVYAITDDFGLARSTFAETVNYIVSELDACAALPVTTKIEDFGRPTKGAALGLKSKVLLLAASPLFNGQNPGTGTNKSLAGYDNLDNNRWKLAADAAKAVMDMGIYSLVKDNTTAPGYGYYQMMITRNTPEHIFQVMKSTNRWYEGFLLPVSRGGQAYSYPTQELVDTYPMKNGKNIKEAGSGYVEADMYKDRDPRFYYSILYDGSLWLNNTTNTKTVVNLYANAPGDGLGTSGSTKTGYLYRKFCHEGAGGNFGISNNIGLVAIRYAEILLSYAEALNEFSGPGTEVYQAVEQIRERAGLVPFQLPLGLTKEQMREVIRNERRVELTYEEAIRFFDIKRWKLAETLINGPAGGMRWTRSGSTVTGARFSFETRRFTNPQMYYFPIPQSEINKSAVLIQNPGW from the coding sequence ATGAAAAATATTAATTATTTAAAAACCCTAATGTTTGTAGGCTTATTGGCCATGGGGGCTGCTGCCTGCAAAAAAACTGATAGCAGTAGTTTTTTGGATAAAACAGATGTGGGGCAGCTTAATGAGGCTACCGTATTTGCAGATAGTTTATTAACATTCCGCTTTTTAACAGGTATTTACACCGGCCTGGCAGGAACATATTACCTGGATAATGGCTTAACCGGTGGCGGCTTATGGTCGTACAGCGATGCATCCGACGATTCGGATATCGTATGGAGCGGCGCTACTGCACAAATAGCGCCTGCATTTAATTCGGCAACCTTTCAAAGTCAGGCCGATTTTAGCCGGTTCAAAAATCACTGGAACAACTGTTACAACAACATCAGGCGTGCGAATGTTTTTCTTGCAAATGTAGATAGATCTCCAATTTCGGCAGCCAGAAGGGCAACGCTGAAGTTAGAAGCCAGGTTTTTGAGGGCTTATTATTACTGGCATTTGCTACGTAATTATAGCGGTGTTCCGGTTATTGGTGATAAAGTGTATGCAATTACAGATGATTTCGGTTTGGCCAGATCTACATTTGCTGAAACGGTAAATTACATTGTTAGCGAACTGGATGCTTGTGCTGCTTTACCTGTAACCACAAAAATTGAAGATTTCGGACGCCCAACCAAGGGTGCTGCATTGGGTTTAAAATCAAAAGTTTTACTTCTGGCTGCAAGTCCGCTGTTTAATGGGCAAAATCCGGGTACTGGTACCAATAAAAGCCTGGCAGGTTACGATAATTTAGATAACAACAGGTGGAAACTCGCTGCCGATGCTGCAAAAGCAGTAATGGATATGGGGATTTACAGCTTAGTTAAAGATAATACCACTGCTCCGGGTTATGGCTATTATCAGATGATGATTACCAGAAATACGCCTGAACATATATTTCAGGTAATGAAATCGACAAACAGATGGTACGAAGGTTTTCTGCTTCCGGTTTCCCGCGGCGGACAGGCTTATTCCTATCCAACGCAAGAGTTGGTTGACACTTATCCAATGAAAAATGGCAAAAACATTAAAGAAGCTGGATCGGGTTATGTAGAAGCAGATATGTATAAAGACAGAGATCCCCGTTTTTATTACTCTATATTATACGATGGCAGTTTGTGGTTAAACAACACCACTAATACCAAAACTGTAGTGAATTTATATGCCAATGCCCCTGGCGATGGTTTAGGGACTTCGGGTTCTACTAAAACCGGCTATTTATACCGCAAATTCTGTCACGAAGGTGCTGGTGGCAATTTTGGTATATCCAATAACATTGGTTTGGTTGCCATCAGATACGCCGAAATACTACTCAGCTATGCCGAAGCACTTAACGAATTTAGCGGGCCGGGTACAGAAGTATATCAGGCTGTAGAGCAAATTAGGGAAAGAGCTGGTTTAGTTCCGTTTCAATTGCCTTTAGGACTTACTAAAGAGCAAATGAGAGAGGTAATTAGAAATGAAAGAAGGGTAGAGCTAACCTACGAAGAAGCAATCAGGTTCTTCGATATCAAAAGATGGAAACTGGCAGAAACTTTAATAAACGGTCCAGCTGGCGGCATGAGGTGGACGCGTAGCGGATCGACTGTTACCGGTGCCCGTTTTTCTTTCGAAACCAGAAGATTTACAAATCCTCAAATGTATTATTTCCCCATTCCACAATCAGAGATTAATAAAAGTGCGGTGCTGATCCAAAACCCGGGTTGGTAA
- a CDS encoding alpha-L-fucosidase: MKKIYLFTLFMLCQTLRLLAQSGPIDQFRAYKFGMFLHWGLYAQTAGDWKNHIVKGGEHFMLYERIPVNEYATIANQFNPIKFDADAWVKQAKAAGMKYVVFTAKHHDGFAMYNSASSDYNIVKRSPFKRDPVAELAKACKKYNLMLCLYYSLGRDWQDPDVPTNWPVKAGRSNTWDYPNEDGKVFNRYFERKVKPQITELLNNYGPIGVLWFDTPELISKSESAELKALVHKLQPNCLVNNRIGNGLGDFSISEQSLTPSSKKAWESCLTIGKNWGYNRHDSTWKSPEVLVRHLVEVVANGGNLLLNIGPQGDGTFPDWATARLNAIGGWMKTNHEAIYGTQPWLAVKESTATAEESSTIEASKNATKDAVFDGTPQTIAPDVYYTAKGKVIYVFLRSWLTPQVILKQINNQTASVKDISLLGSKKRIKWTGTNQELKLDLPADFKNITDVPVYVLKITTN; encoded by the coding sequence ATGAAAAAAATATATCTGTTTACTTTATTCATGTTGTGCCAGACCTTGAGACTATTGGCACAATCCGGTCCGATTGATCAGTTTAGGGCCTATAAATTTGGCATGTTCCTGCATTGGGGATTGTATGCCCAAACTGCCGGCGACTGGAAAAACCATATCGTAAAAGGAGGTGAACATTTTATGCTGTACGAGCGTATTCCGGTAAACGAGTATGCTACTATTGCCAATCAATTCAATCCAATAAAATTCGATGCCGATGCCTGGGTTAAACAGGCTAAAGCTGCCGGAATGAAATATGTTGTGTTTACAGCAAAACACCACGATGGTTTTGCGATGTACAATTCGGCCAGCAGCGATTACAATATTGTAAAACGGAGTCCGTTTAAACGCGACCCGGTTGCAGAGCTGGCCAAAGCCTGCAAAAAATATAATTTAATGCTTTGCCTGTATTACTCTTTGGGCAGAGATTGGCAAGATCCTGATGTACCAACCAACTGGCCGGTAAAGGCCGGAAGAAGCAACACCTGGGATTATCCGAATGAAGACGGAAAGGTTTTTAACCGTTATTTTGAAAGAAAGGTTAAACCGCAAATTACAGAGCTATTGAATAATTATGGTCCCATTGGCGTACTTTGGTTTGATACGCCAGAGTTAATCAGTAAAAGCGAAAGTGCCGAACTAAAAGCACTTGTTCATAAATTACAACCCAATTGTTTGGTAAACAACCGCATTGGAAATGGTTTAGGCGATTTTTCGATTTCAGAGCAATCTTTAACACCATCATCAAAAAAAGCATGGGAATCGTGCTTAACCATTGGCAAAAACTGGGGCTATAACCGGCACGATAGTACCTGGAAATCGCCCGAAGTATTGGTGCGCCATTTGGTAGAAGTGGTAGCGAACGGTGGCAACCTTTTATTAAACATTGGTCCACAAGGCGATGGTACATTTCCGGATTGGGCTACGGCAAGATTAAACGCAATAGGCGGGTGGATGAAAACCAACCACGAAGCCATTTATGGTACACAACCCTGGCTGGCAGTTAAGGAAAGCACTGCAACCGCTGAAGAAAGCAGCACCATTGAAGCCAGTAAAAACGCTACTAAAGATGCTGTTTTTGATGGCACACCGCAAACTATCGCACCAGATGTATATTACACAGCGAAAGGTAAAGTTATTTATGTGTTTTTGAGAAGCTGGCTAACACCACAGGTAATATTGAAACAGATCAATAACCAAACCGCATCTGTAAAAGACATTAGCCTGTTGGGCAGCAAAAAGAGAATTAAATGGACTGGTACAAATCAGGAGTTGAAGCTGGATTTGCCTGCTGATTTTAAAAATATAACCGATGTACCAGTTTACGTGTTAAAAATAACTACCAATTAA
- a CDS encoding M60 family metallopeptidase has translation MKKIYPLSLLSLAFLLLVAACKKANTENDSQTFSLKNKISATGPVSGMVAPVTQTYTENVGSQAVANRLIQSNHNEMLPTGYYVAANDSIYVTVAQVSGTRLPQLVLGTPFRDNIRPVRTYYTLQVGLNKIKADQYGGMAWVKYVSSATPAASASLSFGKGFKPVPYFKKNVTSHADWLTMLDSLSNVPDVIIETDRALVVARRDDAITYKTDDQQVLSTKIDQVVDAEDAFSGIDGSTALHTKGPYKYLITIKDPANPGDYMAAGIGIFYIRSLTYRILQNANVSGVSGWGLWHEVGHIHQQGPWTWTGLTEVTVNLYALAAERYFAVTPSRMNRDGKWTSVDNYFAIAQASRNFNGTITNANDVRLGMFYQLWMAYGDSFYIALHKQTRTENPSLTTDAAKMRYFMLKACSISGKDLSDFFKKWGLPVTQSVYDEITALGLPAPATDLTTLRD, from the coding sequence ATGAAAAAGATATATCCCTTAAGCTTACTAAGCTTAGCTTTCTTACTGTTGGTTGCGGCTTGCAAAAAGGCAAATACAGAGAACGATAGTCAAACATTTTCGTTAAAAAATAAGATTTCAGCCACTGGCCCGGTATCGGGTATGGTGGCTCCCGTAACCCAAACGTATACCGAAAATGTAGGCAGTCAGGCTGTGGCTAACCGGTTAATCCAGTCGAACCACAACGAAATGCTGCCAACCGGTTATTATGTTGCCGCAAACGATTCTATTTATGTTACAGTTGCTCAGGTAAGCGGCACCCGTTTACCTCAACTGGTATTGGGTACACCTTTTAGAGATAACATCAGGCCCGTGCGTACCTATTATACTTTGCAGGTGGGTTTAAATAAAATTAAAGCTGATCAATATGGCGGAATGGCCTGGGTGAAATATGTAAGCAGTGCAACTCCGGCTGCTTCGGCAAGCCTGAGTTTTGGCAAAGGTTTTAAACCAGTACCTTATTTTAAGAAAAATGTAACCAGCCATGCCGATTGGTTAACCATGCTCGATAGTTTGAGTAATGTACCAGATGTTATCATCGAAACCGACCGTGCACTTGTAGTGGCGCGAAGAGACGATGCCATTACCTACAAAACCGACGATCAGCAGGTGTTGAGCACCAAAATTGACCAGGTTGTTGATGCCGAAGATGCCTTTAGCGGTATAGACGGATCGACCGCATTGCACACTAAAGGACCTTATAAATACCTCATTACCATTAAAGATCCGGCAAATCCGGGCGATTATATGGCAGCGGGAATCGGTATTTTTTACATCCGTTCTTTAACCTACCGCATTTTGCAAAATGCCAATGTAAGTGGTGTTTCGGGCTGGGGCTTATGGCACGAAGTTGGGCACATTCATCAACAAGGCCCGTGGACCTGGACCGGCTTAACTGAGGTTACAGTTAACCTGTATGCTTTGGCTGCTGAAAGGTATTTTGCCGTTACGCCATCCCGGATGAACCGCGATGGGAAATGGACTTCTGTTGATAATTATTTTGCTATTGCACAGGCTAGCCGTAATTTTAACGGCACCATTACCAATGCCAATGATGTGAGGCTGGGCATGTTTTATCAGTTATGGATGGCCTATGGCGATAGTTTTTATATTGCCCTGCATAAACAAACCCGTACCGAAAACCCTTCGCTAACAACTGATGCGGCAAAAATGCGTTATTTTATGTTGAAAGCCTGTTCAATCAGTGGTAAGGATTTGAGCGACTTTTTTAAGAAATGGGGGCTTCCAGTAACACAGTCTGTATATGATGAAATAACTGCCTTGGGATTACCTGCACCAGCAACTGATTTGACAACTTTAAGAGATTAA